Proteins encoded in a region of the Corynebacterium breve genome:
- a CDS encoding RNA polymerase-binding protein RbpA: protein MADRVLRGSRMGAVSYETDRDHDLAPRQMVKYRTESGEIFDVPFADDAEIPEEWMCKNGQLGTLIEGEGVESKPIKPPRTHWDMLRERRSIEELDVLLEERLEQLRKRRRAAARLAKEQQAENNNA, encoded by the coding sequence ATGGCAGATCGCGTACTACGCGGAAGCCGCATGGGTGCCGTCAGCTACGAAACTGACCGCGACCATGATCTCGCCCCCCGCCAGATGGTGAAGTACCGGACCGAGTCTGGCGAAATCTTTGACGTCCCGTTTGCCGATGACGCAGAAATCCCTGAAGAATGGATGTGCAAGAACGGCCAGCTGGGCACCTTGATTGAGGGCGAAGGCGTGGAATCGAAGCCGATCAAACCGCCTCGTACTCACTGGGACATGTTGCGTGAGCGCCGTTCAATCGAAGAACTCGATGTTCTTCTTGAAGAGCGCCTTGAACAGCTGCGCAAGCGTCGCCGTGCGGCCGCGCGCCTGGCCAAGGAACAGCAGGCAGAAAACAATAACGCATAA
- a CDS encoding FxsA family protein encodes MRLIVGFLLIEIIAFTALGAAIGYGWAILVVLGLMLLGSLVASVSLRSTLARMQGSSTKPGQLAGDAGLILAGWGLSIVPGIVSSIVGLLIMFGPTRGIMRRAAARWFSREVENFGVRMYQHSPMANEHTSYGSFSDFAGHTQHSAGASHPTHEVIDADEIKAWTQNVTPDDFTKGTK; translated from the coding sequence ATGCGTTTGATTGTTGGATTCCTCCTCATCGAAATCATTGCGTTTACCGCGTTGGGAGCCGCGATTGGTTACGGCTGGGCGATCCTGGTCGTGTTAGGCCTCATGCTGTTGGGTTCGCTAGTAGCTAGCGTGTCTCTGCGTTCCACGTTGGCGCGAATGCAAGGCTCCTCAACCAAGCCAGGACAATTGGCTGGCGATGCGGGGCTTATTTTGGCGGGTTGGGGACTAAGCATCGTCCCGGGAATCGTCTCCTCGATCGTTGGCTTGCTGATCATGTTCGGGCCAACGCGTGGGATCATGCGTCGCGCCGCAGCGCGTTGGTTTAGCCGTGAGGTGGAGAACTTTGGCGTACGGATGTATCAGCATTCACCAATGGCGAACGAACACACTAGCTACGGCTCGTTTAGTGATTTTGCCGGTCACACACAGCACTCTGCAGGCGCTTCGCATCCTACACACGAAGTAATCGATGCTGATGAGATCAAGGCTTGGACGCAAAACGTCACCCCGGACGACTTTACTAAGGGGACCAAGTGA
- a CDS encoding SDR family oxidoreductase, whose product MISDNTGPILLLGGTSDIGVELALRICKGRDVILAARRPSALGVVEKQLLQAGASKVTCRHFEATDLASHRSIVRETQPTTAIVAFGILGDQARAEHDESHAVEIATIDYTAQISMLTVLADEMSYGDIVAFSSIAGWRGRRANYVYGSTKAGLDAFCQGLADKLHGTQLRLITARPGFVVGSMTKGMKPAIMSVTPDTVADHVVAALERKGSRTIWIPRRLQLLAFIMRLVPRPIWRKMPR is encoded by the coding sequence ATGATCAGCGACAACACTGGACCAATCCTTCTCCTCGGTGGCACGAGCGACATCGGCGTGGAATTGGCGCTCCGAATATGCAAGGGAAGAGATGTCATCCTGGCGGCGCGCCGCCCCAGCGCGCTCGGTGTCGTCGAGAAGCAACTTCTCCAGGCGGGAGCTAGCAAGGTTACCTGTCGTCACTTCGAGGCAACCGACCTTGCGAGCCACCGGAGCATCGTGCGAGAAACCCAACCGACAACCGCCATCGTTGCGTTTGGAATTTTGGGCGACCAAGCTCGAGCCGAACATGATGAGTCCCACGCCGTTGAGATCGCCACAATCGACTACACTGCACAAATTTCGATGCTTACCGTGCTTGCCGACGAGATGTCTTACGGAGACATTGTCGCGTTTTCATCCATCGCTGGGTGGCGCGGTCGCAGGGCTAACTATGTCTATGGTTCAACAAAAGCGGGGCTCGATGCGTTCTGTCAAGGATTGGCCGACAAGCTCCATGGAACACAGCTGCGACTGATTACCGCGCGCCCCGGGTTCGTGGTCGGCTCGATGACCAAAGGGATGAAACCCGCCATCATGTCAGTGACCCCCGATACCGTTGCTGACCATGTAGTTGCCGCGCTTGAGCGAAAGGGGAGTCGCACGATCTGGATCCCGCGACGCTTACAATTGCTCGCGTTCATCATGCGATTGGTTCCTCGCCCGATCTGGCGGAAAATGCCAAGGTAA
- a CDS encoding SRPBCC domain-containing protein yields MGKLVGMTREKRGQISANVLSIPTIFDHPRDHVWKFVTTSETLVTFYGSFSGDPASGEVTLIMVEAPDNPGTAVINRCVAPELLDVTLSDGEGNPWSLILKLEALDDDHTRVEFIQDIAGFETMAADVGAGWEFYIDRWVAAMAGEDVEKIAWEDYAPLAQQYEPEVNGSPS; encoded by the coding sequence ATGGGTAAGTTAGTTGGCATGACGAGAGAAAAACGCGGCCAGATTTCCGCCAATGTCTTAAGCATCCCAACAATTTTCGATCACCCTCGCGATCACGTGTGGAAATTCGTCACTACGTCTGAGACACTTGTGACGTTTTATGGCTCATTCTCCGGAGACCCGGCAAGCGGAGAGGTCACCCTCATCATGGTTGAGGCGCCAGATAACCCGGGTACTGCGGTGATCAATCGCTGCGTGGCACCGGAGCTGCTTGACGTAACGCTGAGCGACGGCGAGGGTAATCCGTGGAGCTTGATTCTAAAGCTCGAGGCGCTTGACGACGATCACACGCGCGTGGAGTTCATTCAAGACATCGCAGGTTTTGAAACGATGGCCGCAGACGTGGGTGCTGGTTGGGAGTTCTACATCGATCGCTGGGTGGCCGCAATGGCGGGAGAGGACGTAGAGAAGATCGCGTGGGAGGATTACGCGCCGCTGGCTCAGCAGTACGAACCTGAAGTTAACGGCAGCCCAAGTTAG
- a CDS encoding VOC family protein yields MTAQFTPYRRFSGTAADAMTFYHGIFGGDLQMMPFSQVHSAEEVGGAENLDKIMHSHIILDGRPIIFASDSPGENSITPGDDTPVAITGGSEDLEEIKTWWEALSADATILMPFDTVPWGASFGMLQDKFGTHWFFNVAG; encoded by the coding sequence ATGACCGCACAATTCACGCCATACCGCCGTTTCTCAGGCACCGCAGCCGACGCCATGACCTTTTACCACGGGATCTTTGGTGGAGACCTCCAAATGATGCCGTTCTCCCAGGTACACTCCGCAGAAGAAGTTGGCGGCGCAGAAAACCTTGACAAGATCATGCACTCCCACATCATCCTCGATGGTCGCCCGATTATCTTTGCTTCCGACTCCCCTGGCGAGAACTCCATCACCCCGGGTGATGACACCCCTGTAGCCATCACGGGCGGGTCTGAAGACCTCGAAGAGATCAAAACTTGGTGGGAAGCCCTGTCTGCGGATGCGACCATTTTGATGCCTTTTGACACTGTGCCGTGGGGCGCATCGTTCGGAATGCTGCAAGACAAATTTGGCACCCATTGGTTCTTTAACGTCGCAGGTTAG
- a CDS encoding M24 family metallopeptidase: MSDAIVKTFGPDVYADRIKRAQALVHERGLSGLIIGTGSEFAYFTGSWMQSHERLTALVIPAEDAPWVVVPLTDAESLAADGVSIRGWRDGDDSYALATQGLRPGTVGFGSSLTANHVFRLQQLVDDSVLAVEVLAELFMVKDAAELEQLDFAGRAIDRVHDVVPELLQPGRTERAVAQDLERLILKEHDAVDFVIVGSGPNGANPHHDFSDRVLEEGDSVVVDIGGTVGVGYHSDCTRTYQVGEITDPEFLAAYDAVRLAQEAACQAVKPGVSAADLDAVARGIITQAGFGDLFTHRLGHGIGLAGHEEPFIIQGNDQTLQECMTFSIEPGVYKPGAWGIRIEDIVAVTSKSVRYFNFQPKDLR; this comes from the coding sequence ATGAGTGACGCGATTGTGAAAACCTTTGGCCCGGATGTTTATGCCGATCGAATCAAACGTGCGCAGGCACTTGTCCACGAGCGTGGTCTCAGTGGCCTCATCATTGGCACCGGATCAGAGTTTGCCTACTTCACGGGGTCGTGGATGCAATCACACGAGCGCCTCACAGCCCTAGTGATCCCGGCTGAGGATGCGCCCTGGGTCGTAGTTCCGCTCACCGACGCGGAGTCATTAGCGGCAGATGGAGTGTCGATCCGGGGCTGGCGTGACGGGGACGATTCCTACGCGTTGGCCACCCAGGGGCTTCGACCCGGAACAGTCGGCTTCGGCTCATCGCTGACTGCCAACCACGTGTTTCGCCTGCAGCAGCTTGTCGACGACTCCGTTTTGGCCGTAGAGGTGCTCGCCGAGCTCTTCATGGTTAAGGACGCGGCGGAGCTAGAGCAGCTAGATTTCGCAGGGCGGGCCATCGATCGAGTGCACGACGTTGTGCCGGAGCTCTTGCAACCAGGACGCACCGAGCGTGCGGTAGCGCAGGATCTGGAAAGGCTGATTCTCAAGGAGCACGATGCGGTTGATTTCGTTATCGTCGGCTCAGGCCCCAACGGTGCCAACCCGCACCACGATTTCTCAGACCGAGTACTCGAAGAAGGCGACTCGGTCGTGGTTGATATTGGAGGCACCGTGGGGGTGGGGTATCACTCGGATTGCACGCGCACATACCAGGTAGGGGAGATCACTGATCCGGAGTTCCTCGCGGCCTACGATGCAGTGCGCCTCGCCCAGGAGGCCGCTTGTCAGGCTGTGAAGCCCGGAGTCTCCGCGGCGGATCTTGATGCTGTCGCGCGCGGCATCATTACCCAGGCCGGATTCGGTGATCTGTTTACACACCGCCTGGGACACGGCATTGGCCTTGCGGGCCATGAGGAGCCGTTCATCATCCAAGGTAACGATCAAACGCTACAAGAGTGCATGACGTTCTCCATCGAACCAGGGGTGTATAAGCCCGGAGCGTGGGGGATTCGCATTGAAGACATTGTTGCTGTAACATCAAAATCCGTACGATACTTTAATTTTCAACCAAAGGATTTACGATGA
- a CDS encoding YceI family protein, protein MTGTTKAVVAVGSILIVALLAFALFPVVYGLAMGPGIKTEGINADKTSPATVDVDGEWEVTTQPGPNVTSAGFTFNEVLPAEYKETSGSTGTVAGTVEVSGGKATKGQAIVDMTNIVTDRDVRDVNVRQKILLTNEYPEASFVLTKPADVSHLPDDGSVATVELTGDLTILDTTKTITQEFEAVRDGKNLVVAGDIPINRKQFGVETPEFVAATIAEEGEVNVRLNLVKKS, encoded by the coding sequence ATGACGGGAACGACCAAAGCAGTCGTCGCGGTAGGCTCGATTTTGATCGTGGCGTTGCTTGCTTTTGCGCTGTTCCCGGTTGTGTACGGCCTTGCCATGGGCCCAGGAATCAAAACTGAGGGAATCAACGCGGACAAGACCTCGCCTGCAACAGTCGACGTTGATGGCGAGTGGGAAGTAACCACCCAGCCCGGACCAAATGTAACCTCGGCGGGCTTTACATTCAATGAAGTTCTTCCGGCCGAGTACAAAGAGACCTCTGGTTCCACGGGAACTGTCGCTGGCACTGTAGAAGTATCAGGCGGCAAGGCCACGAAGGGCCAGGCAATCGTCGACATGACTAATATCGTCACGGATCGAGACGTCCGTGACGTAAATGTACGGCAAAAGATCTTGCTTACCAACGAATACCCGGAAGCTTCATTCGTCTTGACCAAGCCAGCTGACGTCTCTCATTTACCAGATGACGGCAGCGTTGCCACCGTGGAGCTAACGGGCGATCTGACCATCTTGGATACGACGAAGACGATCACCCAAGAATTCGAAGCTGTGCGCGATGGCAAGAATCTTGTTGTCGCGGGTGACATTCCGATCAATCGCAAACAGTTTGGCGTGGAGACACCGGAGTTCGTTGCTGCGACGATCGCCGAGGAAGGCGAAGTCAACGTGCGCCTGAACCTGGTGAAGAAGTCTTAG
- the lnt gene encoding apolipoprotein N-acyltransferase, whose translation MILLARLLLAAISGVLVYASHEPHGFWWAGIAGVAIFYASLIPWGERRPKPLHGALLGFVHAVVVYLNLLPWVGYFVGNMPYIALSIFCALYSIATGAFGVLVARQKWGFLAFPFVVATLEFALSSFPFGGFSWVRIAWGQINGPLANLAAWGGPALVTLATVMVGTGFVAAFRFRKLGPVAIVLPLVSGLVAGIGVNDASNTTGEVTVSAVQGNVPRLGLDFNAQRRAVLANHANVTKQLAASDSEPDLVIWPENSSDVNPFKDAEARALIDEAVAAVDAPVLIGTITQDEVGDRNTMVVFDPDTGPGDFHHKIYLQPFGEYMPMREFFRNFSDYVDMAGNFQPGNGSGTVKMRGIVVGIATCYEVVFDPAFRDAVLNGAQILTTPTNNATFGFTDMTYQQLAMSRLRAIETDRAVVVAATSGVSAIVHPDGSVSQHSEIFEPALLTELLPLRDSVTFAVRFGHYVQWLIAGLGVILMAASVIRRNHR comes from the coding sequence GTGATCTTGCTTGCGCGGCTTCTCCTGGCCGCCATCTCGGGAGTGCTGGTGTATGCCTCCCACGAGCCACATGGCTTTTGGTGGGCCGGAATCGCAGGAGTCGCAATCTTCTACGCCAGCCTCATTCCGTGGGGTGAGCGCCGTCCAAAGCCCCTGCATGGGGCTCTTCTCGGCTTCGTACATGCTGTAGTCGTTTATCTAAATCTTTTGCCCTGGGTGGGATACTTCGTCGGCAACATGCCGTATATTGCATTGTCGATTTTTTGCGCGCTTTACAGCATCGCTACTGGTGCGTTCGGAGTACTCGTGGCGCGCCAGAAGTGGGGCTTTCTCGCGTTTCCCTTCGTCGTAGCAACTCTTGAGTTCGCACTGTCCTCATTTCCCTTCGGTGGCTTTTCCTGGGTCCGCATTGCCTGGGGACAAATCAACGGGCCGCTAGCCAACTTAGCTGCTTGGGGCGGCCCGGCACTGGTCACGCTCGCAACGGTGATGGTAGGTACTGGTTTCGTTGCTGCCTTCCGATTCCGCAAGCTCGGCCCCGTGGCCATCGTGTTACCACTCGTGTCCGGGCTCGTCGCAGGTATTGGAGTCAATGATGCGTCGAACACCACTGGCGAGGTTACGGTCAGCGCCGTGCAAGGCAACGTCCCGCGACTCGGTTTAGACTTCAACGCCCAACGGCGTGCAGTTTTGGCCAATCACGCTAACGTCACCAAACAGCTTGCCGCTTCCGACTCTGAACCCGACTTGGTGATCTGGCCGGAAAACTCTTCGGACGTTAATCCATTCAAGGACGCTGAGGCTCGTGCACTTATCGACGAAGCCGTTGCCGCAGTTGACGCTCCGGTCTTGATAGGCACGATCACTCAAGACGAGGTGGGTGACCGCAACACCATGGTGGTGTTTGATCCAGACACCGGTCCGGGGGATTTTCACCATAAGATTTACTTGCAGCCGTTTGGCGAATACATGCCGATGCGTGAGTTTTTCCGAAATTTCTCGGACTATGTCGATATGGCGGGTAACTTCCAGCCAGGAAACGGTAGTGGCACCGTAAAGATGCGTGGCATCGTGGTTGGAATAGCCACCTGCTACGAGGTTGTGTTTGATCCAGCTTTCCGTGATGCAGTGCTCAACGGTGCCCAGATTCTGACTACTCCGACGAACAATGCGACATTCGGGTTTACGGATATGACGTACCAGCAGCTGGCGATGAGCCGCCTGCGCGCGATTGAGACCGATCGTGCAGTGGTAGTCGCGGCTACCTCTGGTGTGTCCGCAATCGTGCATCCTGATGGGTCAGTTTCGCAGCATTCTGAGATTTTCGAGCCAGCATTGTTAACAGAATTATTACCTTTGCGTGATTCGGTCACCTTTGCTGTCCGATTCGGGCATTATGTGCAGTGGCTTATCGCTGGTCTCGGCGTAATTCTCATGGCCGCATCTGTCATACGACGCAACCACAGGTAA
- a CDS encoding trypsin-like peptidase domain-containing protein — protein sequence MLPSNLARITNGSRYCSGVLCTPDTVLTCAHFFRDVSGTTFIWIRGKRLVYKELKIIPGTDVAVLTLPTRISIAPDELPTFGPSPLPGALTATFGLGGTTRSNSHFRVRHGRFFMRVPFAMSRDRKTKVRPAGWIFNHNAAVLGDSGGPVYSNGKLFAVQSMIMAPGGVNTHVATVALVDEAMIR from the coding sequence GTGTTGCCTTCCAATTTGGCCCGTATTACCAACGGATCTCGCTACTGTTCGGGCGTATTGTGCACGCCGGATACGGTACTAACCTGTGCTCACTTCTTCCGCGACGTATCTGGAACAACCTTCATCTGGATCCGGGGAAAGCGCTTGGTTTACAAGGAGCTGAAAATCATCCCTGGGACCGATGTCGCAGTGCTTACGCTCCCAACTAGGATTTCTATCGCGCCCGATGAATTGCCGACATTCGGACCTTCTCCCCTGCCCGGTGCGCTCACCGCGACCTTTGGGCTGGGAGGAACAACTCGCAGCAACAGCCATTTCCGAGTGCGTCACGGCCGCTTCTTCATGCGCGTCCCGTTTGCGATGTCTCGCGACCGGAAAACCAAGGTGCGTCCAGCGGGTTGGATCTTCAACCACAATGCGGCAGTTCTCGGCGACTCCGGCGGGCCCGTGTACTCGAATGGGAAACTGTTCGCAGTGCAGTCGATGATCATGGCGCCAGGCGGGGTCAACACTCACGTGGCTACTGTCGCGCTTGTCGACGAAGCTATGATCCGATAG
- the ygiD gene encoding 4,5-DOPA dioxygenase extradiol, protein MTTQALFVGHGSPMNAIEDNDFTRTWAELGKGITPRAIVSVSAHWYTRGTGVTAMTDPKTIHDFWGFPPELNAVEYNAPGDPEIAELVSDIAKPTMVAQDYNWGLDHGTWSVLKHMFPEANIPVVQLSIDGTQPLEHHVALGTRLARLAQENDVLIVGSGNVVHNLSMVQWHAGNTGFDWADAFDEDAAELMKTDPERLAALTDHEAYSRAVPTPDHFLPLAYVAGVTAALDNATVEEFNKQRTMGSLSMTGFAVHSAA, encoded by the coding sequence ATGACCACTCAAGCACTGTTTGTCGGCCACGGCTCGCCGATGAACGCCATTGAAGACAACGACTTCACCCGCACCTGGGCAGAATTAGGCAAGGGAATTACTCCCCGCGCGATCGTGAGCGTCTCCGCACACTGGTACACGCGGGGCACGGGCGTGACCGCCATGACTGACCCGAAGACCATTCACGATTTCTGGGGTTTCCCACCAGAGCTCAACGCGGTGGAATACAACGCACCGGGCGACCCTGAAATCGCCGAGCTAGTGTCCGATATTGCTAAGCCAACGATGGTCGCGCAGGATTACAACTGGGGTCTTGACCACGGCACCTGGTCCGTGCTCAAGCATATGTTTCCCGAAGCCAACATCCCGGTGGTTCAACTCTCCATCGACGGCACGCAACCTTTAGAACACCACGTAGCTCTGGGCACGCGTCTTGCTCGTCTAGCACAAGAAAATGATGTGTTGATTGTGGGATCAGGAAACGTTGTCCACAACCTTTCGATGGTCCAGTGGCATGCAGGAAACACAGGCTTCGACTGGGCCGACGCTTTTGACGAGGACGCCGCCGAGCTCATGAAAACGGATCCCGAGCGCCTCGCAGCTCTCACCGATCACGAGGCATATAGCCGCGCCGTGCCCACTCCGGATCACTTCCTGCCCCTCGCGTACGTAGCAGGTGTGACAGCTGCTTTAGACAATGCAACGGTTGAGGAATTCAACAAGCAACGCACGATGGGATCTCTTTCGATGACAGGATTCGCAGTACACTCTGCTGCATGA
- a CDS encoding SAM-dependent methyltransferase — protein MNNASHLSLIDSGLWPGVATVPDGIAMSMRARVSEARFAKACTEAGLELRPDHEPDLVVDTPDLFPRLSDGGWVGLAESYLAGEWHTESPHDLVKVLRALLQVDFVPRTLRVKQDREHVGGEVPPELVERFSGDGLSAFSGIFATGVPTTRRVSVQSHVKGAGHGREPASHFVDVTHLSAPLEVDRIDLGDAQRRAAESLLDLVDVSAGTHVVEYPSSGGAVSIAAAQRQATVDTVTADRDLAEALRERFTFAGVDDAVHIELIDAPEFGPGRWHGRYDAVVSVEKLETLPQKQRAGYLAAIDRLLAPGGQAAMQTVIKTPAMNKAGIAALESLRAYVWPALDYPTEVEVARIVDKRTGLRVIGQVHAPDHLERSLRLQREIFVSQLREAAADGFDSVYRRLWIWQLSLREALSSLGMIDVVQFSLVHRNRRGLR, from the coding sequence GTGAATAACGCGTCTCACTTATCTCTGATTGATTCTGGGCTTTGGCCCGGGGTTGCTACGGTGCCCGATGGCATCGCCATGAGTATGCGGGCACGGGTTTCCGAAGCTAGGTTTGCTAAGGCTTGCACCGAGGCTGGACTAGAGCTGCGACCTGATCATGAGCCTGATTTGGTCGTCGACACGCCAGATCTCTTTCCGCGTCTCTCTGACGGCGGATGGGTGGGCCTTGCCGAAAGCTATTTGGCAGGAGAGTGGCACACCGAGTCTCCTCACGACCTTGTCAAAGTTCTTCGAGCGCTTCTGCAAGTGGATTTCGTTCCTCGCACTCTGCGAGTGAAACAGGACCGCGAACACGTTGGTGGAGAAGTCCCACCCGAGCTAGTTGAGCGGTTTTCAGGCGATGGGCTCAGTGCCTTCTCCGGCATCTTTGCAACGGGCGTGCCGACGACCCGTCGCGTGAGTGTGCAATCGCATGTGAAAGGTGCTGGCCATGGTCGCGAACCAGCTTCTCATTTTGTCGATGTCACCCATCTGTCGGCCCCGTTGGAAGTCGACCGGATAGATCTCGGAGATGCCCAGCGACGAGCCGCAGAATCGCTACTTGATTTAGTTGATGTCAGCGCAGGCACCCACGTGGTGGAGTACCCGTCGTCGGGTGGTGCTGTGTCCATCGCGGCTGCGCAGCGACAAGCGACAGTGGACACTGTCACCGCTGACCGCGACTTGGCGGAGGCTTTGCGGGAACGCTTTACATTTGCTGGGGTTGATGACGCCGTCCACATCGAACTTATTGATGCGCCCGAGTTCGGACCTGGTCGGTGGCACGGTCGCTACGATGCCGTTGTGAGCGTCGAAAAGCTTGAGACCCTGCCGCAGAAACAAAGAGCTGGCTACCTAGCCGCAATCGACCGGCTTCTCGCTCCAGGGGGTCAAGCCGCGATGCAGACGGTGATCAAGACTCCGGCCATGAACAAAGCTGGTATCGCTGCGCTCGAGTCGCTGCGCGCGTATGTGTGGCCGGCGTTGGATTATCCCACTGAGGTCGAGGTGGCGCGAATCGTCGATAAGCGCACGGGGCTTCGCGTTATTGGACAAGTTCATGCGCCTGATCATTTGGAACGCAGCCTACGTTTGCAGCGTGAAATTTTCGTGAGCCAGCTAAGGGAGGCAGCAGCTGACGGGTTTGATTCCGTCTACCGCCGCCTCTGGATCTGGCAGCTTTCGCTGCGCGAGGCGTTGTCAAGCCTCGGAATGATCGATGTAGTGCAGTTCTCGTTGGTCCACAGGAACCGACGCGGTTTGCGCTAG
- a CDS encoding polyprenol monophosphomannose synthase, with protein MNKVSDSTLVIIPTYNEVENLPIIVGRVREAQPDVDILIVDDNSPDGTGIKADELAASDDHIKVLHREGKGGLLGAYLAGFDWGLEREYAVICQMDADGSHAPEQLHLLLEQIDDGADLVIGSRYVPGGKVVNWPRDRYLLSKLGNLYIALVLTGDVRDMTAGYRAIRREVLQTLDPKSLSKKGYIFQVEFAFRAIQQDFDVREVPITFTERELGESKLDASFAKDSLVEVTKWGVTHRTDQFRDFASSMSKLITYEYKHSKLPGIPNRVREMADQASGMASEGLKLANYEVKHSGLPTVPNKVKGLLNQMTGMVSKGAKLADYEVRNATKKR; from the coding sequence TTGAATAAGGTCAGCGATTCAACCCTCGTTATTATCCCGACATACAACGAGGTAGAGAACCTTCCCATCATCGTTGGTCGCGTGCGCGAAGCACAGCCAGACGTCGATATTTTGATCGTCGACGACAACTCGCCTGACGGCACCGGCATCAAGGCCGACGAGCTGGCGGCATCCGATGACCACATCAAGGTTTTGCACCGCGAAGGCAAGGGCGGACTGTTGGGGGCCTACCTCGCAGGTTTTGACTGGGGTCTCGAGCGCGAATACGCCGTCATCTGTCAGATGGATGCCGACGGTTCACACGCACCTGAACAACTTCACCTACTGCTTGAGCAGATCGACGACGGCGCTGATCTTGTTATTGGTTCGCGCTACGTGCCAGGCGGCAAGGTAGTGAATTGGCCACGCGATCGCTACCTGCTTTCCAAGCTGGGTAACCTCTACATCGCACTGGTTCTCACCGGCGATGTGCGTGACATGACCGCGGGATACCGCGCAATTCGTCGGGAAGTTCTCCAGACACTGGATCCAAAGTCCTTGTCCAAGAAGGGCTACATCTTCCAGGTAGAGTTCGCATTCCGTGCAATCCAGCAGGACTTCGATGTCCGCGAGGTGCCGATCACCTTCACCGAACGTGAACTTGGCGAGTCCAAGCTCGATGCGAGCTTTGCCAAGGACTCACTAGTCGAGGTGACCAAGTGGGGCGTTACCCATCGCACTGATCAATTCCGCGACTTTGCTAGCTCGATGAGCAAGCTGATCACCTACGAGTACAAGCACTCCAAGCTCCCAGGCATCCCTAATCGCGTTCGAGAGATGGCTGATCAGGCCTCGGGAATGGCTTCAGAAGGATTGAAGCTTGCCAACTACGAAGTCAAGCATTCGGGCCTGCCTACGGTACCGAATAAGGTTAAGGGCCTTCTTAACCAAATGACCGGCATGGTTTCTAAAGGCGCTAAGCTCGCGGACTATGAGGTTCGCAACGCTACGAAGAAGCGCTAA